The Acidimicrobiales bacterium genome has a window encoding:
- a CDS encoding DUF47 family protein → MAGAGASPARAGGAPRPARTRLGQSVQRLRFYVRDVAGRSGPALAAILVEHLGCALEGVQFAEEVVAGAHDRDDIEPQIRLIEQRGDELRQRLVAELSEAIVTPLDREDLFRLSRSIDDVLDNVRDFVREWRLYRPTSPRNLAAVLATLREGIEALSAGVGAIARNPASVGSSLLSAKHHANEVRRHFQREVATLFAEELSVELLKHRELLRRLDVVGLRFGEAVDVLFDALVKRGEGFFLSDARR, encoded by the coding sequence ATGGCCGGCGCCGGCGCGAGCCCCGCGCGCGCTGGCGGCGCGCCCCGGCCGGCGCGGACGCGCCTCGGCCAGAGCGTCCAGCGTCTGCGCTTCTACGTGCGAGACGTCGCCGGGCGCAGCGGACCCGCGCTCGCCGCCATCCTCGTCGAGCACCTGGGCTGCGCGCTCGAGGGCGTGCAGTTCGCCGAGGAGGTCGTCGCGGGGGCGCACGACCGCGACGACATCGAGCCCCAGATCCGTCTGATCGAGCAGCGCGGCGACGAGCTGCGCCAGCGGCTCGTCGCCGAGCTCAGCGAGGCCATCGTGACGCCGCTCGATCGCGAGGACCTCTTTCGGCTCTCGCGCTCGATCGACGACGTGCTGGACAACGTGCGCGACTTCGTCCGGGAGTGGCGGCTGTACCGCCCGACGTCGCCCCGCAACCTCGCCGCCGTCCTCGCGACCTTGCGGGAGGGCATCGAGGCGCTCTCGGCCGGGGTGGGCGCGATCGCCCGCAACCCGGCGAGCGTCGGCTCGTCCCTGCTGTCGGCCAAGCACCACGCGAACGAGGTTCGGCGCCACTTCCAGCGCGAGGTCGCGACGCTGTTCGCCGAGGAGCTGAGCGTGGAGCTGCTCAAGCACCGTGAGCTCCTCCGGCGCCTCGACGTCGTGGGGCTGCGCTTCGGCGAGGCCGTCGACGTGCTCTTCGACGCTCTCGTGAAGCGGGGCGAAGGCTTCTTCCTGAGCGATGCACGTCGCTGA
- a CDS encoding CoA-acylating methylmalonate-semialdehyde dehydrogenase, translating into MQRIEHYIGGRTTAGTAARFAPVYDPSTGQVQAEVCLAEPSDVDAAVRAAAAAFDEWSQASLSARTSVLFAFRELVAEHLEELARTVSSEHGKVLSDARGEVQRGLEVVEFACGIPQLLKGDYSDQVSSGVDVFSYRQPLGVVCGITPFNFPVMVPMWMHPVAIACGNTFVLKPSERDPGASMLVARLWAEAGLPPGVFNVLHGDQVTVEALIDHPGVAAVSFVGSTPIARAVHERASRAGKRVQALGGAKNHAIVLPDADVDFVAGHLSAAAFGSAGERCMAVSVSVAVGASADALVERVRQRAEKIVVGPGLDPASEMGPVVTDAARRRIAGIIERAASAGARLVLDGRDLRVAGHEEGFFLGPTILDAVRPDMEAYREEIFGPVLSVVRVDDVDDAIALVNANPYGNGAALFTGSGEAARRFHRNVTVGMVGINVPIPVPMAYYSFGGWKDSLFGERPMHGPEGVGFYTRPKVVTSRWPTSQAPAPAYHFPTGR; encoded by the coding sequence GTGTACGATCCTTCGACCGGCCAGGTCCAGGCCGAGGTGTGCCTCGCCGAGCCGAGCGACGTCGACGCCGCGGTGCGCGCGGCGGCGGCAGCCTTCGACGAGTGGTCGCAGGCCTCGCTGAGCGCCCGGACGAGCGTGCTCTTCGCCTTCCGTGAGCTCGTCGCCGAGCACCTCGAGGAGCTCGCGCGGACGGTGTCGAGCGAGCACGGCAAGGTGCTGTCGGACGCGCGCGGCGAGGTCCAGCGAGGTCTCGAGGTCGTCGAGTTCGCCTGCGGCATCCCCCAGCTGCTGAAGGGGGACTACTCCGACCAGGTGTCGAGCGGCGTGGACGTCTTCTCCTACCGCCAGCCCCTCGGTGTCGTCTGCGGCATCACGCCCTTCAACTTCCCGGTCATGGTCCCGATGTGGATGCACCCCGTCGCGATCGCGTGCGGCAACACCTTCGTGCTGAAGCCGAGCGAGCGAGACCCCGGGGCGTCGATGCTCGTCGCGAGGCTGTGGGCCGAGGCCGGGCTGCCCCCCGGGGTGTTCAACGTCCTGCACGGCGACCAGGTCACCGTGGAGGCGCTCATCGACCATCCCGGGGTCGCGGCGGTGTCCTTCGTCGGCTCGACGCCGATCGCCCGCGCCGTGCACGAGCGCGCGAGCCGGGCGGGCAAGCGCGTGCAGGCGCTCGGCGGCGCGAAGAACCACGCCATCGTGCTCCCGGACGCGGACGTCGACTTCGTCGCCGGCCACCTGTCGGCGGCAGCGTTCGGCTCAGCGGGGGAGCGGTGCATGGCGGTGTCGGTCTCGGTCGCCGTCGGCGCGAGCGCCGACGCGCTCGTCGAGCGCGTGAGGCAGCGCGCGGAGAAGATCGTCGTCGGGCCGGGCCTCGACCCGGCGAGCGAGATGGGGCCGGTCGTCACCGACGCCGCGCGCCGGCGCATCGCCGGGATCATCGAGCGGGCCGCGTCGGCAGGTGCGCGGCTCGTCCTCGACGGTCGGGACCTGCGGGTGGCCGGGCATGAGGAGGGCTTCTTCCTCGGGCCGACGATCCTCGACGCGGTCCGGCCGGACATGGAGGCCTACCGCGAGGAGATCTTCGGTCCGGTCCTCTCCGTCGTGCGGGTGGACGACGTCGACGACGCGATCGCGCTCGTGAACGCCAACCCCTACGGGAACGGAGCGGCGCTGTTCACCGGCTCTGGCGAGGCGGCGCGGCGCTTCCACCGCAACGTGACCGTCGGCATGGTGGGCATCAACGTGCCCATACCGGTTCCGATGGCCTACTACTCCTTCGGTGGCTGGAAGGACTCGCTGTTCGGCGAGCGGCCGATGCACGGTCCCGAGGGCGTGGGCTTCTACACGCGTCCGAAGGTCGTCACGAGCCGTTGGCCGACGTCCCAGGCCCCTGCCCCGGCGTACCACTTCCCGACCGGACGGTGA